The following coding sequences lie in one Bartonella sp. DGB1 genomic window:
- a CDS encoding TIGR01459 family HAD-type hydrolase has protein sequence MQRIKALNDIIDNYKVIFCDVWGVLHNGEKIFDPAVEALLLARRKGKIVICVTNSPRLSKYVQQQLSVMGLDKNCYNKIVTSGDVTRSLITQYSRKIFHIGHHKDKVIFDGLDIELVAAEQAESIVCTGLFDDKPYAEDYINLLKYFSSVNLPFICANPDLIVDYKGQLRLCAGTLAKLYEEMGGATFFAGKPFAPIYDLAREYAQEILQAEINNNEILAIGDGLLTDVKGANQQNIDILYIDSGIHRNLSNFELRKALEQYNVSFNKFMAYLA, from the coding sequence ATGCAACGAATTAAAGCTTTAAATGATATCATAGATAATTATAAGGTAATTTTTTGTGATGTCTGGGGAGTGCTACATAATGGTGAAAAAATATTTGATCCAGCTGTAGAGGCACTATTACTCGCTCGTAGAAAAGGAAAAATTGTAATTTGTGTGACTAATTCACCAAGACTTAGTAAATATGTGCAGCAACAATTATCTGTTATGGGGCTTGATAAAAATTGTTATAATAAGATAGTAACCTCTGGAGATGTTACTAGAAGTTTAATTACACAATATTCTAGAAAAATTTTTCATATAGGTCACCATAAAGATAAAGTAATTTTTGATGGGTTAGATATAGAATTAGTTGCAGCGGAACAAGCCGAATCAATAGTTTGTACTGGACTATTTGATGATAAACCTTATGCCGAAGATTATATAAATTTATTAAAATATTTTAGTTCAGTTAATTTACCATTCATTTGTGCTAATCCTGATCTGATAGTGGATTATAAAGGGCAATTAAGATTATGTGCTGGTACTTTAGCAAAACTCTATGAAGAAATGGGCGGTGCAACTTTTTTTGCCGGTAAGCCTTTTGCACCTATATATGACCTAGCGCGAGAATATGCTCAAGAAATATTACAAGCTGAAATTAATAATAATGAAATTTTAGCTATAGGTGATGGATTATTAACTGATGTAAAAGGTGCGAATCAACAAAATATTGATATATTATATATAGATAGCGGAATACATCGTAATTTAAGCAATTTTGAATTGAGAAAAGCTTTAGAACAATATAATGTATCTTTTAATAAATTTATGGCTTATCTCGCGTGA
- the obgE gene encoding GTPase ObgE, translating to MKFLDQAKIYVKAGDGGAGAVSFRREKFLEFGGPDGGTGGRGGDIWIEAVDGLNTLIDYRYQQHFKAKIGMHGMGRNRTGAKGDDIILKVPVGTQVFDADNQNLICDLTQKGQKFRLAKGGNGGFGNLHFTTSTNRAPRRANPGLPGEELTIWLRLKLIADIGIIGLPNAGKSTFLSCISAAKPKIAAYPFTTIHPNLGVASVDEKTIIFADIPGLIEGAHQGSGLGHRFLGHIERTKLLLHLISAQETDVVAAYNIVREELKAYGSLLDEKIEIIALSQIDILTEEEINQKIELLQKNTKKKIFILSSISQKGLLTLLRACSLELQNVKSAEDNNL from the coding sequence ATGAAATTTTTAGATCAAGCAAAAATTTATGTCAAAGCAGGCGATGGAGGCGCTGGAGCTGTTTCTTTTAGAAGAGAAAAATTTCTTGAGTTTGGTGGACCAGATGGCGGTACTGGAGGTAGAGGCGGCGATATATGGATAGAAGCAGTAGATGGACTTAACACCTTAATTGATTATAGATATCAACAGCATTTTAAAGCTAAAATTGGTATGCATGGAATGGGGCGTAATCGCACTGGGGCTAAAGGCGATGATATAATTTTGAAAGTACCTGTTGGCACACAAGTTTTTGATGCTGATAATCAAAATTTAATTTGTGATTTGACGCAGAAAGGTCAAAAATTTAGATTAGCAAAAGGAGGGAATGGAGGATTTGGTAACCTACATTTTACTACTTCTACTAATAGAGCGCCTCGTAGGGCTAACCCTGGTTTACCTGGAGAAGAATTAACAATCTGGTTACGGTTAAAATTAATTGCAGATATAGGTATTATTGGTTTACCAAATGCTGGAAAATCTACTTTTTTATCTTGTATATCTGCTGCTAAACCTAAAATTGCTGCTTATCCTTTTACTACTATACATCCTAATTTAGGTGTCGCTAGTGTAGATGAGAAAACAATTATATTTGCTGATATACCTGGGTTGATTGAAGGAGCACATCAGGGTTCTGGATTAGGGCATAGATTTTTAGGACATATAGAACGTACTAAATTATTATTACATTTAATCTCTGCACAGGAAACAGATGTAGTAGCAGCATATAATATTGTCAGAGAAGAATTAAAAGCTTATGGAAGTTTATTAGATGAAAAAATAGAAATTATTGCTCTATCACAAATTGATATTTTAACAGAGGAAGAAATAAATCAAAAAATAGAGCTATTACAAAAAAATACTAAGAAAAAGATATTTATTTTATCATCTATTAGTCAAAAAGGATTATTAACATTATTAAGAGCTTGTTCTTTGGAATTGCAAAATGTAAAATCCGCAGAAGATAATAATCTATAA
- a CDS encoding XRE family transcriptional regulator, producing MIDKSIKKNKFYDQSERLKQIRKSRGFSSALKACEENGWNYNSYIQHELGLRSLARSAKKYADGYKVSQAWLLTGEGESPSLAKNDEELMLEQEFRRFLLDSDQDDQKILLRFLKSFSVPKKK from the coding sequence ATGATAGATAAATCAATTAAAAAAAATAAATTTTATGATCAATCAGAACGCTTAAAACAAATTCGCAAATCAAGAGGTTTTTCTAGCGCCTTAAAGGCTTGTGAAGAAAATGGATGGAACTATAACTCTTATATACAACATGAGTTAGGTTTACGCAGTTTAGCTCGTTCTGCTAAAAAATATGCGGATGGATACAAAGTCAGTCAAGCCTGGTTACTTACTGGAGAGGGGGAGTCCCCCTCCCTGGCTAAAAATGATGAAGAATTAATGCTAGAACAAGAATTTAGACGTTTTCTTCTGGATTCTGACCAGGATGATCAGAAGATTTTGTTACGTTTTTTAAAATCTTTCTCTGTTCCAAAAAAGAAATAA
- the rlmH gene encoding 23S rRNA (pseudouridine(1915)-N(3))-methyltransferase RlmH, translating into MKIKFICIGKMKKGAEQELFERYYQRAKRNFQTLGIYLMPVIELPESKSSNVEERKKREGENILSSLNNKAYLILLDELGQMLPTKKFADLLPKLKQTGINNVTFAIGGADGHSEEIKKRADKILSLGLMTFPHQIVRILLAEQIYRNATILLNHPYHRE; encoded by the coding sequence ATGAAAATAAAATTTATTTGTATTGGAAAAATGAAAAAAGGAGCAGAGCAAGAATTATTTGAACGATATTATCAGCGAGCAAAAAGAAATTTTCAGACCTTAGGCATATATTTGATGCCAGTAATAGAATTACCAGAAAGTAAATCTTCAAATGTAGAAGAGCGAAAAAAACGCGAGGGCGAAAATATCTTATCTAGTCTTAATAATAAAGCCTATCTTATTTTATTAGATGAACTTGGTCAGATGTTGCCAACCAAAAAATTTGCTGATTTATTACCAAAATTAAAGCAAACTGGTATTAATAACGTAACTTTTGCTATTGGGGGCGCTGATGGACATAGTGAGGAAATTAAAAAGCGAGCTGATAAAATATTATCGTTAGGGCTAATGACTTTTCCGCATCAAATAGTAAGGATATTATTAGCAGAACAAATTTATAGAAATGCGACTATTTTATTAAATCATCCTTATCATAGAGAATAA
- a CDS encoding lysozyme — protein MRKVNNTAFELIKNFEGLRLEAYKDIAGVWTIGYGHTSIIGGLEVKEGLKITEQQALELLNKDVAKIAASVEKYVKVPLNDNQFAALVSFVYNIGINAFKTSTLLSKLNAGEYAQIPFQLSRWIYASRKKLTGLVKRRKAEADLWETDNIKLIGTIKNYSTKEIA, from the coding sequence ATGAGAAAAGTGAATAACACCGCTTTTGAGTTAATTAAAAATTTTGAAGGGTTACGTTTGGAGGCTTATAAAGATATTGCCGGTGTATGGACTATAGGTTATGGACATACATCTATTATTGGAGGGTTAGAGGTTAAAGAGGGATTAAAAATTACCGAACAACAAGCTCTTGAGTTATTAAATAAAGATGTAGCGAAAATTGCTGCATCGGTTGAAAAATATGTTAAGGTGCCTTTAAATGATAATCAATTTGCCGCACTAGTGTCTTTTGTTTATAATATAGGAATTAATGCGTTTAAAACATCAACTTTATTAAGCAAATTAAATGCAGGAGAATATGCTCAGATACCTTTTCAATTATCAAGATGGATTTATGCGAGTAGAAAAAAATTAACAGGACTAGTTAAACGTAGAAAAGCCGAGGCAGATTTATGGGAAACAGATAATATAAAATTAATTGGTACAATAAAAAATTACTCAACTAAAGAAATAGCGTAA
- a CDS encoding S41 family peptidase, translating into MSVNRLYRIICLSLSLFLFACSFNVKQVLSQPKQENVDNKVKYKDLMLFGEVFEKIRNLYVTKPNDRNLIENALQGMLTSLDPHSSYMNEKDTQEFNANTFGSFGGLGIEVTLENGYVKVIAPIEGGAAEKAGVMAGDLIVKIDGASTKGQSLNKSVSKMRGKIGDPITIEVLRKNHKDLLKFDLIRSLVNVKSVTAEAIDQVAYAKISTFSTKTAVDLKSNLDKIIKQITPAKLKGIIIDLRLNSGGLLDQAVQVSDLFLSNGEIVSTKGRIERSNFHFFAKTQDMFKNIPLIVLINGGSASASEIVAGALKDHKRAILLGTKTFGKGSVQTLVPLAKEDGSLRITTALYYTPAGKSIQGAGIKPDIIVEQPLPQDIKDGTFNIGESSLAGHIKGENEVDEEESGSNAYVPKDRAEDVQLKVAIELLHGKIKHEALK; encoded by the coding sequence ATGTCGGTAAATCGCTTATATAGAATAATATGTTTATCATTAAGTTTATTTTTATTTGCTTGTTCATTTAATGTAAAGCAAGTTTTGAGTCAGCCAAAGCAAGAGAATGTAGATAATAAAGTTAAGTATAAAGATTTAATGTTATTTGGTGAAGTTTTTGAGAAAATTCGTAATTTATATGTTACGAAACCAAATGATAGAAATTTAATTGAAAATGCTCTGCAGGGAATGTTAACCTCTTTAGATCCGCATTCGTCCTATATGAATGAAAAAGATACACAAGAGTTTAATGCAAATACTTTTGGTTCTTTTGGAGGGCTAGGAATTGAAGTTACCTTAGAAAATGGATATGTTAAAGTTATTGCGCCTATTGAAGGCGGTGCGGCTGAAAAAGCTGGAGTAATGGCTGGAGATTTAATAGTTAAAATTGATGGAGCCTCAACTAAAGGTCAGTCTCTTAATAAATCTGTTAGTAAAATGCGAGGTAAAATAGGCGATCCTATAACTATTGAGGTTTTAAGAAAAAATCATAAGGATTTATTAAAATTTGATCTAATTAGATCATTGGTTAATGTAAAATCTGTGACTGCTGAAGCTATAGACCAAGTTGCTTATGCAAAAATATCTACTTTTTCCACTAAAACAGCCGTAGATCTTAAAAGTAATTTAGATAAAATCATTAAACAAATTACTCCCGCGAAATTAAAAGGTATAATCATTGATTTACGTTTGAATTCAGGAGGTTTATTGGATCAGGCTGTGCAAGTTAGTGATCTTTTTCTATCTAATGGAGAAATTGTTTCTACAAAAGGTAGAATTGAAAGATCCAATTTTCATTTTTTTGCTAAAACACAAGACATGTTTAAAAATATTCCATTGATTGTTTTAATTAATGGAGGTAGTGCGAGCGCTTCAGAAATTGTTGCCGGGGCATTAAAAGATCACAAAAGAGCTATATTACTAGGAACAAAAACTTTTGGTAAAGGTTCGGTGCAGACCCTAGTGCCGTTAGCAAAAGAAGATGGTTCATTGCGTATAACTACAGCCCTATATTATACTCCAGCAGGAAAGTCTATTCAAGGTGCTGGTATAAAACCAGATATTATTGTAGAACAACCTTTACCTCAAGACATTAAAGATGGTACATTTAATATAGGAGAATCTTCTTTAGCAGGACATATAAAAGGAGAAAATGAGGTAGACGAGGAGGAGTCTGGCTCAAATGCATATGTACCTAAAGATCGTGCTGAGGATGTGCAGCTAAAAGTTGCAATTGAATTATTGCATGGAAAGATAAAGCACGAAGCCTTGAAATGA
- a CDS encoding murein hydrolase activator EnvC, which translates to MAIPLFVISYPLALEQNGLRAKWVEANQKIYDINMEINISEQKISQLKQQVNNLKKDINKIKLEIKKTEEQQQLLTQKLEQAKKKFDKENDKYKKYLNELDKKDEQLAYMLAMLQKLTLSPPPVMLISTKDILNIFRGSLLLGSITSEIQQKTESIKVILAEIAILVNQLDKDYLIVKKTQIEREEKITYLALLKDEQQKIIEQSSNLIINEQQQIDILSQEQQKYLELLNKIKQQQSKLNNSKAVTAHKKLLFKSKKLPFPIDAKLKKRFGDKSLGLIYELGDILEFNKDSKIKNFTDAIVLFAGEFRTYGKLLILDVGDNYQLIVAGLSKINVKKGDFIKKDVIIGELEKSLTDNQLLLYLELRKDNKSINLRNFWQRHKT; encoded by the coding sequence ATGGCGATACCATTATTTGTAATATCTTATCCTTTAGCATTAGAGCAGAATGGATTGCGAGCAAAATGGGTAGAAGCTAATCAAAAAATTTATGATATTAATATGGAAATTAATATATCAGAGCAAAAAATTAGCCAGTTAAAGCAACAAGTAAATAATTTAAAAAAAGATATAAATAAGATAAAATTAGAAATTAAAAAAACTGAAGAGCAGCAACAATTACTAACACAGAAATTAGAACAAGCAAAAAAAAAATTTGATAAAGAAAATGATAAATATAAAAAATATTTAAATGAGTTAGATAAAAAAGATGAGCAATTAGCCTATATGTTAGCTATGTTGCAAAAATTAACCTTATCACCACCACCTGTGATGTTAATTAGTACTAAAGATATTTTAAATATCTTTAGAGGTAGTTTATTGCTAGGATCTATAACTAGCGAGATACAACAAAAAACTGAGAGTATTAAAGTAATTTTAGCTGAAATAGCTATATTGGTAAATCAATTAGATAAAGATTATTTAATTGTAAAAAAAACTCAAATAGAACGAGAAGAAAAAATAACCTATCTTGCATTACTAAAAGATGAACAACAAAAAATTATCGAGCAATCATCAAACTTAATCATAAATGAACAACAACAAATTGATATTTTATCACAAGAGCAACAAAAATATTTGGAGTTGCTGAATAAGATCAAACAGCAACAATCTAAATTGAATAATAGTAAAGCAGTTACGGCGCATAAAAAATTACTTTTTAAAAGTAAAAAGTTACCATTTCCTATTGACGCTAAATTAAAAAAGAGATTTGGCGATAAATCATTAGGGTTAATTTATGAATTAGGTGATATATTAGAATTTAATAAAGATAGCAAGATTAAGAATTTTACTGATGCAATAGTTTTATTTGCTGGAGAATTTAGAACATATGGAAAATTGCTAATTTTAGATGTAGGAGACAATTATCAGTTAATTGTAGCTGGATTAAGTAAGATTAATGTTAAAAAAGGTGATTTCATTAAAAAAGATGTAATCATTGGTGAATTAGAGAAAAGTTTGACAGATAACCAGCTATTGTTATATCTTGAGTTACGTAAGGATAATAAATCAATAAATTTAAGAAATTTTTGGCAAAGACACAAAACTTAA
- the rsfS gene encoding ribosome silencing factor produces the protein MTYNNSTENNNEKLLNKNNFFYKSDELKQYIIDVLEELKAENIVVFDIAERFSLADYIIIASGNSSRHINALAMFVIEKLKEKKILASVDGLESSNWIVIDAGVVIAHIFHPETREFYNLEKIWRITQ, from the coding sequence ATGACATATAATAATTCAACAGAAAATAATAATGAAAAATTATTAAATAAGAATAACTTTTTTTATAAATCAGATGAATTGAAACAATATATTATAGACGTTTTAGAAGAGCTTAAAGCAGAAAATATTGTTGTTTTTGATATCGCGGAGAGATTTTCTTTAGCTGATTATATTATCATCGCTTCTGGTAATTCATCTCGTCATATCAATGCTTTAGCGATGTTTGTAATCGAAAAGTTAAAAGAAAAAAAGATTCTAGCTAGTGTTGACGGTTTAGAGAGTAGCAACTGGATAGTGATAGATGCGGGCGTAGTGATTGCTCATATTTTTCATCCTGAAACTAGAGAATTTTATAATTTAGAAAAGATATGGCGTATAACTCAGTGA
- a CDS encoding RlmE family RNA methyltransferase, translated as MTKTGGRGGRGTKKLHERVRKKAGKIKASSRRWLERHINDPYVHKSKEEGYRSRAAFKLIEINEKYKFLKPGQRIIDLGAAPGGWSQVAAEIVKSTVENPLVVGIDYLEISPLPAVTLLQMDFLDENAPDLLLSNLGGYPDVILSDMAAPTTGHRRTDHLRTAYLCEVAVDFAVNFLKKGGHFLAKTFQGGAEDQLLNILKQNFQSVHHVKPPASRTESVELYLLAKNFKGRANFNNIKGVDSLNNE; from the coding sequence ATGACAAAAACAGGCGGACGTGGAGGACGTGGAACAAAAAAATTACACGAAAGAGTACGTAAAAAAGCAGGAAAAATAAAAGCTTCTTCTCGGCGCTGGTTAGAAAGGCATATAAATGATCCTTATGTACATAAATCAAAAGAAGAGGGATATAGATCTAGAGCTGCTTTTAAGTTAATAGAAATTAACGAAAAATATAAGTTTTTAAAGCCAGGGCAAAGAATTATTGACTTAGGTGCGGCTCCTGGTGGATGGAGTCAAGTAGCCGCCGAAATAGTGAAATCTACAGTTGAAAATCCTTTGGTGGTAGGGATAGATTATCTTGAGATCAGCCCTTTACCAGCGGTAACTTTATTACAAATGGATTTTTTAGATGAAAATGCTCCTGATTTATTATTAAGTAATTTAGGAGGATATCCAGATGTAATATTATCTGATATGGCCGCACCTACTACTGGACATAGAAGAACAGATCATTTAAGAACAGCTTATTTATGTGAAGTAGCAGTAGATTTTGCCGTCAATTTTTTAAAGAAAGGTGGACATTTTTTAGCCAAAACCTTCCAAGGGGGCGCAGAAGATCAATTGCTAAATATCTTAAAGCAGAATTTTCAATCTGTGCATCACGTTAAGCCTCCTGCTTCTAGAACAGAATCAGTAGAATTATATTTATTAGCAAAAAATTTTAAAGGTAGGGCAAACTTTAACAATATAAAAGGTGTCGATAGCCTTAACAATGAATAA
- a CDS encoding nicotinate-nucleotide adenylyltransferase, producing the protein MIINKNLPKLTAGMKIGLFGGSFNPPHQGHLLVAMQALKSLSLDYILWMVSPQNPLKSSNNLADLYDRVVASKKLVKHNKKIIVTDLEKHLNTNYSYNTIRFLKKKYPSVNFVWIMGADSFAELHKWYLGEKIMYNIPVAVINRPRSNFIALNSPIAQKFNRFRLSENKYRLLPFLSPPRWCFIFTNFSYLSSTQVRDKKKINNIVTTRLNHDI; encoded by the coding sequence GTGATTATTAATAAAAATTTACCTAAGTTAACTGCGGGGATGAAAATAGGATTATTTGGCGGATCATTTAATCCTCCTCATCAAGGACATTTATTAGTTGCTATGCAAGCTTTAAAAAGCTTATCATTAGATTATATTTTATGGATGGTTTCGCCACAAAACCCTTTAAAATCTAGTAATAATCTAGCTGATTTATATGATAGAGTAGTAGCTAGTAAAAAGTTAGTAAAACATAATAAGAAAATAATTGTTACTGATTTAGAAAAACATTTAAATACTAATTATAGTTATAATACTATTAGATTTTTAAAAAAAAAATATCCTTCAGTGAATTTTGTTTGGATTATGGGAGCGGATAGTTTCGCAGAGTTACATAAATGGTATCTAGGCGAAAAAATAATGTATAATATACCTGTAGCGGTAATTAATAGACCTAGAAGTAATTTCATCGCTTTAAATTCACCTATAGCGCAGAAATTTAATAGATTTAGATTATCAGAAAATAAATATAGGTTATTACCATTTTTGTCACCACCGAGATGGTGTTTTATTTTTACCAATTTTTCTTATTTATCTTCAACTCAAGTGCGAGATAAGAAAAAAATTAATAACATAGTTACAACAAGGTTAAATCATGACATATAA
- a CDS encoding RNA pyrophosphohydrolase has translation MDNVKLNLPYRYGVGIALFNSAGKIWTGRRLMVDKYKNIYNSQLWQLPQGGIDHNETPLQAAKRELFEETGVVSCKLLGEIDEWVDYRFPENICKQIMGGKYCGQKQKWYAFRFTGEETEISISGLAGEKAEFDLWQWRDIDEIVFLAVDFKKQLYQTIRDNFAKFATNINK, from the coding sequence ATGGATAATGTAAAGCTAAATTTACCCTACCGTTATGGGGTTGGTATAGCTTTATTTAATAGCGCGGGTAAAATTTGGACAGGCCGTAGATTAATGGTTGATAAATATAAAAATATTTATAACTCGCAGTTATGGCAATTACCGCAAGGAGGAATTGACCATAATGAGACTCCTTTACAAGCTGCAAAGAGAGAATTATTTGAAGAAACTGGAGTAGTTTCATGTAAATTATTAGGAGAAATTGATGAGTGGGTAGATTATAGATTCCCGGAAAATATTTGTAAGCAAATTATGGGCGGTAAATATTGCGGACAAAAACAAAAATGGTATGCTTTCCGTTTTACCGGTGAAGAAACTGAAATATCCATAAGTGGACTTGCAGGAGAAAAAGCTGAATTTGATTTATGGCAATGGCGCGACATAGATGAAATTGTATTTTTGGCGGTTGATTTTAAAAAACAGCTTTATCAAACAATCCGAGATAATTTTGCTAAATTTGCTACAAATATAAATAAATAA
- a CDS encoding single-stranded DNA-binding protein encodes MYALNRVTLIGNVATDIDCKILNSGDSIVRFRLVTSERWKDNNGEIQEKPEWHNIVIFNEKLVKLVEKSLTKGDRIMVEGQLHTRKWQDREEQIHFKTEVILHKSRGKLLLMRRNDSLEKKLENDIIGNDYLQSIA; translated from the coding sequence ATGTACGCGTTAAATAGAGTAACTTTAATTGGTAATGTAGCCACTGATATTGATTGTAAAATATTAAATTCAGGAGATTCAATTGTAAGATTTCGTTTAGTTACTTCTGAGAGATGGAAAGATAATAATGGAGAAATTCAAGAAAAGCCTGAATGGCATAATATAGTTATTTTTAATGAAAAATTGGTTAAATTAGTAGAAAAGTCCTTAACTAAAGGTGATAGAATAATGGTTGAAGGGCAATTGCATACAAGAAAATGGCAAGATAGAGAAGAGCAAATTCACTTTAAAACAGAAGTTATTTTACATAAATCTAGAGGAAAATTATTACTTATGCGGAGAAATGATAGTTTAGAAAAAAAATTAGAAAATGACATTATCGGTAATGATTATTTACAGTCAATCGCTTAA
- a CDS encoding bifunctional riboflavin kinase/FAD synthetase, with amino-acid sequence MNEKINIFNNYENLSDDFKNSIVVIGNFDGIHIGHQKLLAKAKEISTLNNIPLLIFTFAPHPRKFFNAAENCNLILPVETKYKLLSYYGADAILAQNFNLEFANISAKKFIEEVLFKSLKAKYIIVGDNFYFGKKREGTPEFLKKYAESLGMNILLHQEIIHEDGCIVSSSNIRKNIASGNVKKAAEYLGYHYFVTSKIIHGDALGRKLGFPTANMDLGDNLKLPYGIYAIKCYLNDGRFYDGVASYGLRPTVVNNGRAILESHLFDFNEDIYSKIANIIFIDWIRKEEKFANLDQLVNQIKHDIDVAKKIIKTTTAKDEIDFLPKLHEYIIQIS; translated from the coding sequence ATGAATGAAAAAATAAATATTTTTAATAATTATGAAAATTTGTCAGATGATTTCAAAAATTCAATAGTAGTTATTGGAAATTTTGATGGAATACATATCGGACACCAAAAGTTATTAGCTAAAGCTAAAGAAATATCAACGTTAAATAATATACCTTTATTAATATTCACTTTTGCGCCGCACCCTAGAAAATTTTTTAATGCGGCTGAAAATTGTAATTTAATTTTACCGGTTGAAACAAAATATAAATTATTATCATATTATGGAGCTGATGCAATATTAGCACAAAATTTTAATTTGGAATTTGCTAATATTTCGGCTAAAAAATTTATAGAGGAAGTTTTATTTAAAAGTTTAAAAGCTAAATATATAATAGTTGGAGATAATTTTTATTTTGGAAAAAAACGAGAAGGTACACCAGAATTTTTAAAAAAATACGCTGAATCTTTGGGGATGAATATTTTACTACATCAAGAAATTATTCATGAGGATGGTTGTATAGTTTCTTCTAGTAATATACGTAAAAATATTGCTAGCGGAAATGTAAAAAAAGCAGCAGAATATTTAGGGTATCATTATTTTGTTACTAGTAAGATAATTCATGGTGATGCCTTAGGAAGAAAATTAGGATTTCCTACGGCTAATATGGATTTAGGTGATAATTTAAAATTACCTTATGGAATATATGCTATTAAATGTTATTTGAATGATGGTCGATTTTATGATGGTGTGGCTAGTTATGGTTTGCGACCTACAGTTGTAAATAACGGACGAGCAATTTTAGAAAGTCATTTATTTGATTTTAATGAAGATATTTATAGCAAAATTGCTAATATAATATTCATTGATTGGATCCGGAAAGAAGAAAAATTTGCTAATTTGGATCAATTAGTAAATCAGATTAAACATGATATTGACGTAGCTAAAAAAATCATCAAAACAACAACCGCTAAAGATGAAATAGATTTTTTACCAAAATTGCATGAATATATAATTCAGATTAGCTAA
- a CDS encoding beta-lactamase hydrolase domain-containing protein yields MQKITENIYIGAQLTADDMERLKQLNINTIICNRPDNEIPAEINFEKIKIAAEKENIAIYYIPISTRENIKENIETCVKILIDSKPNIFAYCRSGTRSKLLLEAALAKMTTTQNNY; encoded by the coding sequence ATGCAAAAAATTACAGAAAATATTTATATAGGTGCTCAACTAACCGCTGATGACATGGAGCGCCTAAAGCAATTAAATATTAATACTATAATTTGTAACCGACCAGATAATGAGATACCCGCAGAGATTAATTTTGAAAAAATAAAAATTGCTGCTGAAAAAGAAAATATTGCAATATATTATATACCAATTTCAACTAGAGAAAATATAAAAGAGAATATAGAAACATGTGTTAAAATATTGATTGATTCCAAACCAAATATATTTGCCTATTGCAGATCAGGAACAAGATCAAAATTATTACTCGAAGCAGCTTTGGCAAAAATGACAACGACACAGAATAATTATTAA